The following proteins are encoded in a genomic region of Anomaloglossus baeobatrachus isolate aAnoBae1 chromosome 6, aAnoBae1.hap1, whole genome shotgun sequence:
- the ABRA gene encoding actin-binding Rho-activating protein: MAPNETKTMKPVQRVVRKIKTAALVSSLTRGWQQWASEHSTKQSQEPAGWVPGDGEVSENLKSTIEENARSTIVAEPKKEATCSSEDVAETHIKTKAVTKSFSSKAQERGMDIGSLAEKYEKEPCTQIHSKYDDSMVDKLLQGQVSPTRRRKCSNLVSQLTKGWKQMENVGEELQEEESRSLPKLAECRSESLETEDSGYGENESDTKADLETKKDLTEKKKEKEEDTARIKRATSSLNNKAVGELKNINKAYKRNSPVNNIKGKWEKWSGEHVLNQKMNPFSDDFDHDFAMSKRLQKGEDGYGRPKEGTKTAERAMRAEAHIHREMRDLCFIISTMADPGRDGKVRVTFGELFDRYVRISDKVVGILLRARKHGMVDFPGEMLWQGRDDHVIITLV, encoded by the exons GAAGCCTGTCCAAAGGGTTGTCAGGAAAATTAAAACAGCAGCTTTGGTCTCCAGCTTGACTAGAGGTTGGCAGCAATGGGCATCGGAGCACTCAACAAAGCAATCTCAAGAACCTGCCGGGTGGGTTCCAGGTGATGGAGAGGTTTCGGAAAATCTCAAATCCACAATAGAGGAAAATGCCAGGTCTACCATTGTGGCTGAAcctaaaaaagaagcaacatgttccTCAGAGGATGTCGCAGAGACGCACATCAAAACTAAAGCGGTGACCAAAAGTTTTTCAAGCAAAGCTCAAGAAAGAGGAATGGATATTGGATCATTGGCTGAGAAGTACGAGAAAGAACCCTGCACCCAAATACACAGTAAATATGATGACTCAATGGTGGACAAGTTATTGCAAGGTCAAGTGTCTCCAACAAGGAGAAGGAAGTGCTCCAATCTGGTCTCACAACTCACAAAAGGCTGGAAGCAGATGGAAAATGTTGGTGAAGAGTTACAAGAAGAAGAGTCAAGATCTTTACCGAAACTTGCTGAATGTCGAAGTGAAAGTCTGGAAACTGAAGACAGTGGATATGGAGAAAACGAGAGCGATACAAAAGCAGACCTGGAAACAAAGAAGGACCTTACAGAaaagaaaaaggagaaggaggaagacACAGCCAGGATTAAACGGGCAACTTCTTCATT AAACAACAAGGCTGTAGGAGAACTCAAGAACATCAACAAGGCCTACAAAAGAAACAGCCCCGTCAATAACATCAAGGGGAAATGGGAGAAGTGGTCTGGGGAACATGTCCTCAACCAGAAGATGAATCCTTTCAGTGATGATTTTGACCATGATTTTGCAATGTCCAAACGATTGCAGAAGGGTGAAGATGGCTACGGGCGTCCGAAGGAAGGAACCAAGACTGCCGAGAGAGCCATGAGGGCAGAAGCACACATACACCGTGAGATGAGAGACCTCTGCTTTATCATTTCTACAATGGCCGATCCCGGGAGAGACGGGAAGGTCCGTGTCACCTTTGGAGAACTGTTCGACAGATATGTACGGATTTCCGATAAGGTGGTGGGAATCCTGCTGAGGGCCAGAAAACACGGAATGGTGGATTTCCCAGGAGAAATGTTATGGCAGGGAAGAGACGATCACGTGATAATAACCTTAGTGTAG